TCTACTTGCAAATTAAGCTTATTATATTATAAAAAAAAATAATGTAAATAAGAAAATATTTTTTAACGTTTACATTACGCTAATTTAATTTCACATATTATTCACAATAAATATACTATAATCAATAATGAATAACAATATTAAAAGAAAAATTTGATTTATAACTTTTATTGTAAAGGAATAACATTTATGAAATTTCCTATTTATTTAGACTATGCTGCTACAACTCCTGTAGATAAAAATGTACTACAAGATATGATTCAATATTTAACAATAGATGGAATATTTGGTAATACTGCATCCAGATCACATCAATTTGGATGGTTAGCAGAAGAATCAGTAGATATTGCAAGAGAAAAAATTGCTGCATTAATTAATGTTGACCCCAGAGAAATTATATTTACTTCTGGAGCCACAGAATCCAATAATCTAGCTATAAAAGGATGTTGTGATTTTTATAAAAAAAAAGGACAACATATTATCACAAGTAGTGTAGAACATAAATCGGTTTTAGATACATGTAGATATCTTGAACAAAAAAAATACCAAGTTACTTACATTAATCCGAAATCGAATGGCATCATTAGTTTAAATGAAATTAAAAAAAATATTAATAAAAATACAATATTAATATCTATCATGTATGCAAATAATGAAACAGGTACTATACAAGATATTTATCAAATATCACATATTTGTAAGAAAAATAATATTTTATTTCACGTAGATGCAACACAAGCTATTGGTAAATTACCCTTAGATTTAAAAACAATTAACATCGATTTAATGTCGTTTTCAGCTCATAAAATTTATGGTCCTAAAGGAATTGGTGTTTTATATATCAAACGTAAACCTAGAATACGTTTATCTGCACAAATTCATGGCGGAGGTCATGAAAGAGGTATGAGATCTGGAACGTTACCAGTACATCAAATTGTTGGTATGGGCACTGCATGTTATATAGCACAAAAAAATATATTACATGAATCATCTTATTTATTTCAACTAAGAAATTATTTGTGGAAAGGAATTTGTAAAATTCAAGAAATATATTTAAATACTAATTTAAAAAATAGTACTCCTCATATTCTCAATGTAAGTTTTAATTATATTGAAGGCGAATCATTAATTATGGCTTTAAAAAATTTAGCTGTAGCATCTGGATCAGCATGTACTTCTTCTAGTTTAGAACCATCATACGTACTCCGTGCATTAGGTTTAAAAGATGAATTAGCACATAGTTCAATACGATTTTCGATTGGGCGATTCACTACAAAAAAAGAAATTAATTATACAATTCATGCAATTCATAAAGCTATTATAAAATTACGACAATTATCACCATTATGGGAAATGTTTCAATCTGGTGTAGATTTAAATAAAGTACAATGGAAATATAATTAAGATGTTTAATAATATTTTATTAGGTAACATAAATTATGGCATATAGTAAAAAAGTTATTGATCATTATGAAAATCCTAGAAATGTAGGATCATTTAAGAATCCTCATTCTAATAATATTGGAAATGCTTTAGTAGGATCACCTGCATGTGGCGATGTTATGAAATTACAAATTAAAGTAAATAATCAAGGTATTATAGAAGATGCATGTTTTAAAACCTATGGGTGTGGTTCTGCTATTGCTTCCAGTTCACTAATTACTGAATGGATTAAAGGAAAATCATTACAAGAAGCAGAAACTATTCGAAATACCAATATTGCAAAAGCATTAAATTTACCGCCGGTAAAAATTCATTGTTCTATTTTAGCTGAAGA
This portion of the Buchnera aphidicola (Stegophylla sp.) genome encodes:
- a CDS encoding IscS subfamily cysteine desulfurase: MKFPIYLDYAATTPVDKNVLQDMIQYLTIDGIFGNTASRSHQFGWLAEESVDIAREKIAALINVDPREIIFTSGATESNNLAIKGCCDFYKKKGQHIITSSVEHKSVLDTCRYLEQKKYQVTYINPKSNGIISLNEIKKNINKNTILISIMYANNETGTIQDIYQISHICKKNNILFHVDATQAIGKLPLDLKTINIDLMSFSAHKIYGPKGIGVLYIKRKPRIRLSAQIHGGGHERGMRSGTLPVHQIVGMGTACYIAQKNILHESSYLFQLRNYLWKGICKIQEIYLNTNLKNSTPHILNVSFNYIEGESLIMALKNLAVASGSACTSSSLEPSYVLRALGLKDELAHSSIRFSIGRFTTKKEINYTIHAIHKAIIKLRQLSPLWEMFQSGVDLNKVQWKYN
- the iscU gene encoding Fe-S cluster assembly scaffold IscU; translation: MAYSKKVIDHYENPRNVGSFKNPHSNNIGNALVGSPACGDVMKLQIKVNNQGIIEDACFKTYGCGSAIASSSLITEWIKGKSLQEAETIRNTNIAKALNLPPVKIHCSILAEDAIKDAIADYKKKNQ